A single Triticum dicoccoides isolate Atlit2015 ecotype Zavitan chromosome 2A, WEW_v2.0, whole genome shotgun sequence DNA region contains:
- the LOC119358224 gene encoding probable E3 ubiquitin ligase SUD1 has translation PLLFAIPRLPVAGRLKSNDLFAITVGLCVISTIVAACRYLSACMTSGETCLGVALKRHLVFFIWMVIIPLLMGLLVDLSLISPFAGPVDDFPVLNFFCTFLLGRFSKRIWIKSFVDERLKAKLNRAKEDLCVELRLMWWFFQDVCVPVAVKLVAALGVPYVLAKVVFPRLGFSADVNLTVYRYVWSLRLGLWALCCLGKVLGVEMHDSIRDDRYIIGQRLQDVGDQG, from the exons CCATTGCTGTTTGCCATCCCTCGGCTGCCGGTAGCAGGCAGATTGAAGTCCAATG ATCTGTTTGCTATTACTGTCGGACTGTGCGTCATATCAACTATTGTTGCCGCCTGTAGATACTTATCTGCCTGTATGACTTCTGGAGAAACAtgcctt ggagtagctttgaagagGCATCTGGTTTTCTTCATATGG ATGGTCATCATTCCTCTCTTGATGGGTTTGCTGGTTGATCTATCACTGATATCACCCTTCGCCGGGCCTGTTGATGATTTCCCAGTTCTAAACTTTTTCTGCACTTTTCTCCTAGGACGGTTCTCCAAACGCATCTGGATCAAGTCCTTCGTCGACGAAAGGTTGAAAGCGAAACTCAACCGAGCAAAGGAAGATTTATGCGTGGAGCTCAGACTGAtgtggtggttctttcaagatgtgTGCGTGCCCGTCGCCGTGAAGCTGGTCGCTGCCCTAGGTGTTCCTTATGTGCTCGCCAAGGTCGTCTTCCCAAGATTGGGCTTCTCCGCGGACGTGAACTTGACAGTCTACCGTTACGTGTGGTCGCTCCGCCTCGGCTTGTGGGCACTCTGCTGTCTTGGCAAGGTGTTGGGCGTCGAAATGCACGATTCTATCAGGGACGACCGCTACATCATAGGGCAGAGGTTGCAAGACGTTGGAGACCAAGGCTGA